The Xylocopa sonorina isolate GNS202 chromosome 10, iyXylSono1_principal, whole genome shotgun sequence genome contains the following window.
TTCGTTATAGCGAGGATATATCTGACAATTTTATAAGAATAAAATATAGAAGATTCATATAAAACGTAAGATGAAAGTGCAACAAAAATTGATCAGCTGACATCAACGAAGTTAATTTAGCAAAAGAATAATTATACGATTTTAGAGTACGTACTCTAAATCATACAGAAAAACAGAGAGAATTGCGAGAAACGTCATGTTCGTATGGAAGGTGTAACATTTTTAGTATTGGAGAATCAGTGAGTAAGAGCAGACATTTATACACATCGAGTACAGCTGAACAAGCCGAGAAAGTCAAGAGCGTGGATTCCATAGGTTAACCATGCTCGAAGGAGGATATCTCACGGGCCAGTTAGCCTACTTATGAGGAGCGAGACTTGAAATTCGTCCCCGTCGTCATCGCGGCCGATTCCCACTCGTTTGGATAATAAACCATCGACAGATAAAAAACACGCAGAGAGAAAGAATGCCAAAGTGTATAACGCCCGACCGACAGACGATGATTTACCTAAGAATTGCGTAACACGCATGGACGACTAGCCATCGTCCATGTGGCGAATTCGTGTCTTCGATTTGCGAGCTCTTGAAAGAGATTTCAAAATCCGGTCTCTGTGTCACTTTCGAGCAGAGAAAGTCGTGCGATCCATTTTGCTGTTCGCCAAGCGATTTATAGAGAACTTTCGTTAGAAATTGCTACAATATTTAGAACTTATTAAAAtggaaaattaatatttcaactTAGGATATACTGTATGCATATTGCATTTGTACTAAAATTTTCTTGCGCTATAACATTAAACAACTGTTTTCGTTTGATAAGCGGTAATGATTTAACAGAATCGATGTCCAGTGTTTACATTATTCAAAGTGTAAAGAATGAATTCAAATTCGACTACCGCGCATGCGTTTTACGATCAAGCGTCGCTGATTTAGTCAGTACACAGTCTAAATAACAACGTCAGTATAATTATACGATATTATGACgcaaataataaattataattcaACATATGATTTTTCATTACATTTCTGTTGCAAATTAATAACTCTTTTAATGTGATGTCGCTTTATAGCTTTTAATATGACTAGCAAGTCAGTAGCAGAAAGCATCTAGGTCGTCTGCTAGAAACAGCTGACAGCTCAGCTGAAAACgtgattttatatatttttgtttacAATATCATACATAAATCCTTTTCAGTTTTGCAACCAATATTTGTAACACGGGAATATACATGACTATAATGCAACTAACAGCTTACTTCTTGATATTTCATACTTAAATCGCTTGATAAAGGAACCACGATTTATCGACACATTTTACTAGGCATTATGTAATTTGTGAAACCTAagattaattaaaattctttgtttcatacaTTGTATTCCTATCTGACATTCTTCCTTATACCGATATTTGTGTACAATTAACACGATGGATTAGAAAATGCTGAGCATAACCTCCGTttttctaacgctacgataaATAGGTTAGGTCAATGATAACAGAGGTATTAATCACGATATCTGGCTAAAAGTGAATGAAACAAATAGATTTAATACACGTGTCGCGAAGTATAGCTCCGTTATTCTATATCGCACCTGTACTAATTATAAATAACATTTTCTAAAAACCGCAACAGTGCCAAAAATGCAAGATTAACATACCTGGCAATGTTGAATCAAAGCACTGGTCGGATGTTCGATTCTCGGCCGTGACTTGACACATGTCGTTGAAACTTTCCTTCGTAATTGGGCGAAATGTCCAAACTGGCACAATTTCTCTGCACGAGCACAGAGCCCACTTGACCCTATACACGCCATAGCGAAAACTGCAGTGAGCCGAGTCACACGACTGGTGAAGACTTTCGAGTTCCATTAATCCCCACCGACACTTTAGTATCACATCCCCACCCACTTTTCCCTTTCCTTTCTGCGCTTGTAATTGCATCTGTTGCACGCGGCATCGGTTGAAAAAATATAACAGCTCTTGAGTGATTTTTAATCCAAAATAgattttcaaaagaacgttGAATTGAAGGTCTTCTAGCGAcctctaataaatatatttaattccGCTTATAACtcaaattgaataattattgtttCACTAAAATGTATTCGCTTTTATGCGATATTTATTGTATCATTTAAAATCTCGAACAACAGGAAAATGTAATATGTTAAAATTCGTGAACATTCTCTGTTATGAATATTAACCTTAAACTCGTTCTGTTCTCCATCTGTACATCGATGCGATGGTCCATAGTTTATGATATACTTTCAAAATGGCGAATGGTTTGTTTAATAGGTTATATCGGGCATTTAAAACGTTTGATCAAGCGATTGATATTATATTAGGTCGCAGTTTTCCACCAGGTAAGAAGCGAATAAGACTTTTGTATACTGCGTATTTGGACGTGATTGTACAACGTAGAGTGTTTATGTCCTTAAATGTTCATAACCTCTTCGGAATGTTACGGATTCGTTTGCCGCTGTACGCGTACTCTGTTATTACTGTTATCAAGTATTATTTGCCTAGGCAATTTATTGGCAATCGAGTGTAATGTTACAAGTCAAGTGCAGTCTGTCAATTTTCCTGGCCGATCATTAAAGGATATTTTAAGCGATACAATTCTGTGGGCTGTACCTAAAAAACGACGAACACTAGAGAAACGACTTTCTAGGAGATTTGGTGTTCCCAAATATAATTGGAAACCTCATGTTCCAAAAACTAATATTTTAACGTGTAGAAAATGTGGTCATCATTATGAAGCTCGTACACTTTGTGGTAAAGCATAAATATGTACTTTGTTTATTTTATCTACGTAATTAAGAATTACTACAGTATTTCATAACAATGAATTTTGTCAAATTTTCACAGGGTATTGTTATGAAATAGTGAAAAAAGAAACCGAAGAAATGCAAGAAGCTATACAAAATTCATTGGGATTAACTCCTATAGAACAAAATGTTATAGTATTATatgaaggagaaaaagaaaatttaaaagATGATTTTTGGAAGGTATGCCCTTAATGTgttgcatgaaagtattagaatTACATCATCGCATGtgtttaagtattttattgttaaattacaaattactgTTATGCAGAAACAAAGAATTGTAGAATTACCTAAAAAGAGACCTGAGTGGTTCCACCCAAATTTACTACAGCCAGTAAGTAACGAACAGCCGCAAGAAGATCCATCTGCCTTAAAAGTCGAAAAACCATCCGATCGACAAGACCAAATATTGGAGAGTGACAAGAGCAATAAATAATTGGTAGTTTATATAGATACATAATCTATTTATATTGAATAAATCTAAAGAAAACAATTTAtgatttaaagaaaaaaaatattaaacaatTAATGAAAAGTAAAATATTGACCATCCttattttattttgaaagtgcgTCGTTAtcataattataaatatttctttacatttatagttcatgaaacaaaaataagtGCAATATAACAATCATGTTCTTTGCTATTTGCATATTGGATCATATACATATTAATTGCTTCCGTTAAATCTTTTCCAGTTCAACAATTTATAAAATTCAATAATGAAAAACACTTCTAATTCTGTTAAGATTAACACACCTTCACATGTATGCATTATTTACATTTATACTATGTGCCTCTAAAGTAACATAATGACATATAAAACTTTTTCTAAAAAAAGGTACTAATCTTTATCATAGTTTCTCCTCATTTACCATTAGTGAACAATTTCAAAACTATCTACAGTCACTTCTTTATTAAAATGGCTTAGAACATGCTCATGAAATTCTTGAAATGTAGTAGCTTTCCCATAAAATGATCCACATAGCGGACAAATTCTATTATCTTGATCTATATTATCTGTTGAATTGGTACATTTTTCCAATGACAGGCTCGGAGTTTGAAGACTGGTTTGTGTTGCACCATGCTCTTTTATATTCTCATTGAAATTGAACTGTGTACTAGCTTGACACATCTTTTTATTTGCATTCATACGACAGCTGTTACACATTAGTCCTGCAGAATGATATTAAACCTCAGTCttgtttttattaattttaataattatggactattattactatttatttttacctcctttcttttttctaaAATTCTGCAGTGCTCTTTTTAATTTAGTTTGTTGCGCTAACAAAGTATCTTTCATTTGCGACAATCTAATATCGTGTTGTTTAAATAATTCTAGGTCAGTGTCAGAGTCTTCTGGATAAGTGAAGCCAATGTTTCGTAAGTCCAAATCTGTACTATTTTGTAATTCAACCATCTAGATAAAATTATCAAATGTcagtagaaataatatataaaatgtaaTCAATTTATTATCTTGCTATTGCTTACTTCAGCATATTGTTGTTCAAGATCAGACTTTTCTAACATAATGCTATTTATAAGCCTAAGCGATATTTCTTCTAAACTTTCTTCCTTCTTACCTAAATTAAAATGACTTATACAGTTCAAAATTATGTGGATCTTTTACTATCGAAGAACAAAATTCACTAATGTACCCATTTGAAGAGAGATTTCAAAGACagattttcaaatgaatacattGTAAATTGATATTTGAATACAAACCATTGTTTGTAGTTAACACATTCTGCTGATTATTATCTTCTTTAGCAGAGTTTGAAACATCACGGAAACTGTACGATACAATATCTGATGGTTGCGCGGGAGAATGTTGTTTAAGAGTGTCGGAAATTTTTGTCAATTGGCTTCCTAAAGATTTATTGGTTCTTGTTAATTTCGTCAATCTGTTCCATAACTGACGATTTTCTGCTGCTACCATAAAAACTTGGTGAGTCAGCTGAGACTTTTGTTTCTTAAGCTCTTCTATTTTTTCCTGTTAACCAAACTGTATTAAAGTATAATGCGTTAAGATGCAAAATATGAACAGTCTACGCGTTGCTATGTATACATTATATGTACAAACCTTTAAGGTTTGTACAGTGGTCTTTTCATTGCTATCGTTAGGTTTCGTAATAGCCTCAGACTCATGTTTCCCGCATTCAAGCCTTAAACACATATTCTCCTCTTCGACAGTGGCTAATCTCGTTTCCAACTGTTGACAACGTTCGTTCATAGTTTTAAATGCAACCAGTAAAGCATAATATGAACCGAATTTTTCATTATCCGAATTCTCCGATTGTTCCATGTCATTCGTATACTATAGCGATACAATCAGAAAAAGTGAAACTAAAGTTTCACAACCCAACAATCGCTAAAAGTTGCAAAATAACCTTGTCGTTAATTCACGTACGAAGAGGTTAGGAGACGTACACGCGAGATGAAAATCATTCTTATTCAACAGCATCTCGCGAAAAGAAACATTCCATGtaaattttgaaaggaattttcTAAATAATACCACGGTCAACAAATATCACAACGAAATGCCCATAATTAGGTTACGTTGCTGCACACATTTTAACACCTTGAAATTATTATGCAAGTCCATTGGTAATCGCACCACGGATCACCACCTTCGCAACTGATTATTGTTCGTACGATAAAAACATTGACAGACACGAACACTAATTAGCAACCGTTTAACCAGAAATTATAACGTATCAATGGTGAATCCCCTCAGTCCATTAAATGGCATCGTGACATTTGAAAACTAACTTTTGAATTCTAATCACTGCTCGAGCCACACGATCAGTTATTCGCTCGAATTAACAAAAAAAGCACGCGTGTTACAGTTTGTTGCTTTTTGCGCTTGTCAAAATGAAATTGATTGTgcgttatttttaaataatatcatAAAGATGATCAACACACAATAAAGATCATTGATTTTTGCGGTACTCACACAAACACGTCAGAGTCTGGTTCAATCAGAGACAGCTCCATGGGAAACGCGCGAAGGTATTGGCTCGCTTCCCATATTGTTCGATTTGATTTCAGAGTACTTGggttaattatattttttttaatgtatCGCGAAAACTGTTCAGTGTTTTTCGTTTTACGTGCAATTATAATGAGTTATTTACAATTGCAAAGTGAAAAGTACTGTTTTCTCGAATAAAAGAACTGTGCGTGTTACGGGTTAGTAGCAATTAAGGTTGGTAAAGCAAGCTCGACGATACAACTTTTTTCACGGTAAGAGTACTGTGATGTTGTGATAGCACGCGATAACGGCACGTTCAATATATAATgtctataattaatataaaaatataacgtCACGCGGCGCAATTGACATCACAatgctcttactgtgacaaaaTAGTGCTGTtgggatgtatatttcaatagttttattgtactttattgtatattttagtagttttattataatttcttgtatatctcAGTAGTTTTATCGTCATTTATTGTATATCtcactagttttattgtaatttttttGTATAATTCCCGCTTtataggtaagagagagaaagatatataagaaagctataagaaagaatgAGATAGACAATACCAACCTTACTCTGGGACCTGTGGCGCCATctttgtaaaaagtgctcaaactggtcgcacacaattatcgacagcgaagtaaactactcaggAACTACTTGCACCATCTCTTGGATGAACGCTGAAACTGCTCAGTCATTAGTTTCAGTATTTtctgcagagatggcgctagtagtctttcattagtttacttcgctgtcgataatgctgagcgaccagtttgagcacttttcatagagatggcgccaggggttctagaatAGGGTCGACATCATCTGtcccactctttcttatagctttttttatatatttttctttttcttaccCCTacagcgggaaatatacaaaaaattgCAACGAAACtagtaaaatatacaataaattgcaataaaactactgaaatatacaagaagttacaataaaattattaaaatatacgATAAAGTAGAACAAATGTTAAGttttatataatacaaatagttaTAACATAGTGTTATATATCTATGGGTGCAATTAAATAGTCTAAGGTATATTTACATCAAAAATATTACAATTCctctaaaaataatgaaaaaccGATACAAAATTAACTTAGAGTGTGATTCATTATTTGCGTAACAAGTtgttacagctgatactacacctcaaGAGCAACAAAAAAGTTCGTACAGATCTGGgtccgatttgcaaaaatgatAGAAAATTGGAATTTTGATTTTTTTGCAGACTTACTAGAGGAAACTGACAAAGAATATTGAgaagagcaataaatttgctaCTATACTAATCCCTATTTTACTCTGAAACTCGAAAGCAGGTGGAGTAATAATAGTTTAAACTTATCTCAGGAggcaaaatttgtaaattactAAAACTTTGATCTATTTAGGTCATTATTTTTAAACGTGGAGGGCAGTAAATTTCACAAATACTTCTTTATTCACTAAGCTTTTTGATGATATAATCAGTTTTTTTATTCCGTCTTACGGAAACAAAGAAATTTTGTGTGAAACGGTAAAAACTGCAGGTGAATTGTATATGCGTTCATAGCACTCAAAGGgttaatttcatttttcaatCTTAAAGGTTGCTTTCCACAGAAAATTTCTAACGACCGATTTTACTATTCTAATTGTCAGCCAATTTTTTGTAAAAATATTAGGGGGTTAACTTTTTTTTTCCTTGGAGCTCTACAAGGGCGAAGAGGTCTTGAACTTGGGCTGGGGTGCAGAGAGTATTGGGTCTCTTGAGGGACAGGGATAGCTCACATACGGACACTGCAGAGTTGCAGCACCTATTTCCATTTGATATTGTGGGTGAAATATAATCTGACGAGTCTCCTTTTCttgaatttttcctttttacttGTGCAATGTATACTTTTTAAGTATAATATCTCTGTGGCCATGGACATTTCCTCTTTTGTCAAAACAGGTAAAAAAAACCATCTTTTTCTGTGGAATTATGGACTTCCCAGTTCCAGTTTCGTACTGTTTTGCTCTAGTATGCATAAGAAGCTACCTACAAAGGCTGTCAGGGAGAACCAATGCTCTCTCAAAAACCCCTCCTCCTACTCTACTCCTCATTCCTGTAGGGCTCCAGGGAAAAAAAAGTTAACCTCCTAATTTTTTTATGCGACAAGATAACCGACACTTAGGGTAGTAAAATTGGTCGTTACAAGTTTTTTGCGGAAAACCGCCTGTAgggttaaaaatgaaattaattctTCGAGTGCTACGATCGCGTGTACAGTTCATTTTGCAGTTTTCACCATTTCACAAAAGATTTCTTTGCTTCCGTGCGGCGGATAAAAAAACTGATTATATCATCAGAAAGCTTAGTGAATAAAGGAGTTTTTGTGAAATTTGCTGCCCGCCACGTCTAAAAATAATTACCTAAATAGGAGATGAAAGTTTCCGTAATTAACAAATTTTCAGTAGTGAATCACGCTTTAGATAGCGTACTATGTTTCCACAGTCTATGTATCCTTTTGTATTCATAGCTGAATACCTATTAATTTTCAGAAATTAATACTAGCAGAGCTCAACgctataaaaactcgaaatctcagtaaaatgtaacaagaatattatttggtgctatgttccctttatatacatagcttgaaattgtgtaaactattttcttattcttcttatttattcttgctatcttcaatttttcttgtttacgtattttagtatttttcgacaattttcaagattttagtgagaataacgtattcagaaacgaattgttagtttctTTAGCGAACAAAATAGTAAtccctcgtttttcgtaaaatgtattagtaccatttgccctgcgttcgacgtgcatacacgtcgttgcttgtatttaattccgcaccgtgtggtgatcttttgaaactaaattccacagttaactggttaacgaTCTCCACAGTGTAGGGGAAACCGAGCTGGGCGCAGGTATTCGGAGATAGGCAAATTCAAAATAAGAAGAAGACGACACAGTTCTTGaaggaataaaatatatttaaaatctCTCTTATCTCAAGTAAAACTCTACTCTTCTCAAGTGAAAAAAACACTCTCTTCCAAATCGAACACACTGTTCTTCTCAAATCCAATACTGTCCTTTTCCGGTAGGCCAAGTCCGTGCCATAAACCCGGTCATCGTCTTACTTGACGCGACTGTCAAACATATGGGCCCCAAGCCTCTCATTGTCCCTTTTTCCCTTTCTTTTGCCTACAACAGAAAAGAATACTATAATATTTACCAGTCAAGTATTCGGAAGTCGTTGATCGAGCGCGTCGTAACGACAGCAGTAAACATCGATAATAGTCAGCCACTAGTAACAGCGCGTAAGTAGAAAGAGTCCGCGTCTTCGCCAACGCGGTGGTATCCCTTTCGTTTGTAGCGTCAGTTCTGTTTCTCCTTAATTATTGACCGTATCGTTGGGAGAACAGGGATTCGCGTTACCCCTTCGAGCCTATCGCCCGTTCAGAAAACGCGCTCGCGAATAGGGAGCTTGAGCGCGATTATCGTTTCGAGCACTTTTATTAACGCGTATGGATATCGACGGCGGACGAGCACCGCGGCGCAGAGCGTCGCTTCTCGATCGGCGCGGCCCTCAAGCAGCGCGGAGCGTGCCATTTGGCTTTTCACCGTTAAAGTAGAGTCGAGGGGAAGCCAAAGCCGACCAAGCTCGAGAGGAGCTTTACCCTGGTACCATATAATACCGGGGCGAATACAACGCTATGCAAATAAATACGGGCGCGAACGGGAATGCAGGAAAGTAAAGCGGAGGATAAATTGAAACGGCGGTACGCGTCGAGGGTGGATAACAAATTGCGGATGATATACGCTCGGACAATGCCCGCGGCGATGGGCTTCCCGGCTAAACGAAAATTAAAAACAGCCCAGGTTCGCATAGTACcattatggttcttaaatctACGATCCTCTTCAACTCGTAAAACAAATCGAATCGCATCGATTGTATCGATTAAATCGCTCGATCGTTAAATTCATTTAACCCGTTCAGTGCGAGCTACGAATCATCTCGCGGCAAGCGTCTGCATCGAAACTACCAACTACGAAACACCTCGTACCTTGTCATGGAAAAACTGTAGATGTAAAACAGAATCTTGCCCAAGGCAGAACTCTTTAAAATTTGCCTGACGGCGAATGGGTTTAAGTTTAAAACCATTCGTACGCGTCTTTTCGCGACGGACAACGAGGCAGTCGCGCGAACGTGTTAAAACCCTCGCGCACCCTCGGTTAAACGTTCGAATCGCGGCGAACGTCGCCCCAGCGACGCGTCAGTTCACGCGGCTCTCGAAACCCGCGGCGGTGGACGCGATAAAAAAATAGCGAACAATCGTGACAGCAGCGAGCGAAATGATTCGATAACGATGACCTAGACCGTAAATCGAACGAAACGTGGGAGGATGGGGGTGCGTCGGGGCGACCGCGCCTCGAGTGCATCGGCCGCTGCATCACGGGGTTACGCGCTCGTGTAATATAATCACCCGTTGGCCAAATGTTTGAAACGGCGGGCTTAAAACGGTACACATATAGAGGGGTAGATAGCCGTAGCCGTACCACCCCGACTATATTGAACCTGACGCGAGCTTACCAAGTTTGCCCAATAGCATCCCTTCCCGTCGTGGTCGCGCTTCTCTGTTAATTTCATTCGCCGAGGCCGGGGCGCACGCGGCGACTTTGCCTCTATCGATTCCGTTAGATTTAACGGCCCGTTCGGTTGCATTGCGCTACGAAAAACTTGATTATTTCCAGCCTCTGCTTTACGATCGTGTAAAACTGCTCGAGCGCGTGGCGTTGAAGGATTTTTTGGGGGGAAATTTCAGATCCTCTTCGCCACGCGACCAATTGAGCTTCGACGTGGGCTTGGACGTCGACACGCCGTGGTGTTTTG
Protein-coding sequences here:
- the Mrpl32 gene encoding mitochondrial ribosomal protein L32 codes for the protein MANGLFNRLYRAFKTFDQAIDIILGRSFPPGNLLAIECNVTSQVQSVNFPGRSLKDILSDTILWAVPKKRRTLEKRLSRRFGVPKYNWKPHVPKTNILTCRKCGHHYEARTLCGYCYEIVKKETEEMQEAIQNSLGLTPIEQNVIVLYEGEKENLKDDFWKKQRIVELPKKRPEWFHPNLLQPVSNEQPQEDPSALKVEKPSDRQDQILESDKSNK
- the Spn-f gene encoding C2H2-type zinc binding domain-containing protein spindle-F isoform X2; amino-acid sequence: MCLRLECGKHESEAITKPNDSNEKTTVQTLKEKIEELKKQKSQLTHQVFMVAAENRQLWNRLTKLTRTNKSLGSQLTKISDTLKQHSPAQPSDIVSYSFRDVSNSAKEDNNQQNVLTTNNGKKEESLEEISLRLINSIMLEKSDLEQQYAEMVELQNSTDLDLRNIGFTYPEDSDTDLELFKQHDIRLSQMKDTLLAQQTKLKRALQNFRKKKGGLMCNSCRMNANKKMCQASTQFNFNENIKEHGATQTSLQTPSLSLEKCTNSTDNIDQDNRICPLCGSFYGKATTFQEFHEHVLSHFNKEVTVDSFEIVH
- the Spn-f gene encoding C2H2-type zinc binding domain-containing protein spindle-F isoform X1; this encodes MEQSENSDNEKFGSYYALLVAFKTMNERCQQLETRLATVEEENMCLRLECGKHESEAITKPNDSNEKTTVQTLKEKIEELKKQKSQLTHQVFMVAAENRQLWNRLTKLTRTNKSLGSQLTKISDTLKQHSPAQPSDIVSYSFRDVSNSAKEDNNQQNVLTTNNGKKEESLEEISLRLINSIMLEKSDLEQQYAEMVELQNSTDLDLRNIGFTYPEDSDTDLELFKQHDIRLSQMKDTLLAQQTKLKRALQNFRKKKGGLMCNSCRMNANKKMCQASTQFNFNENIKEHGATQTSLQTPSLSLEKCTNSTDNIDQDNRICPLCGSFYGKATTFQEFHEHVLSHFNKEVTVDSFEIVH